From a region of the Motacilla alba alba isolate MOTALB_02 chromosome 25, Motacilla_alba_V1.0_pri, whole genome shotgun sequence genome:
- the LOC119711658 gene encoding T-lymphocyte surface antigen Ly-9-like, with protein sequence MDVLWIPLLATLALLHQTTSASDTTEMIGVLGGSVTFRTQNTDGNAAHWSFGNEPIVTVKFEDSPTIIFLKDEFKTRFAISERGHVLSISQLRMEDAGTYSVTINGKTSTFRLQVFRELPEPTVTCEAQNCSHGSCSSSLRCSAPGADLGNVSYTWSRQDRTWDGSSVVLLVNESAGDEPEPLTCTARNPVSSRSVTVPSPGVLCAGALSSSQLGVTGGIFLTAAILVALLSLLFLGILWKSKGWRKFHLSQSKPADTAAEATSDYATVYAEVGPSQQRVPDGAKAKPADGAPATTIYSLVKHPDQAGDGKVEDAAATGLELV encoded by the exons ATGGACGTGCTTTGGATCCCTCTTCTCGCCACCCTCGCGCTCCTCCACCAAACCA CGAGCGCCAGCGACACCACGGAGATGATCGGGGTCCTGGGCGGGTCCGTGACCTTCCGCACGCAGAACACAGATGGAAATGCAGCACACTGGAGTTTTGGGAATGAACCCATAGTGACTGTGAAATTTGAGGATTCTCctacaataatatttttaaaagacgAATTCAAAACCCGTTTTGCCATCTCCGAGAGAGGCCACGtgctcagcatctcccagctgaGGATGGAGGATGCCGGGACCTACTCTGTAACAATCAACGGAAAAACATCCACCTTCCGCCTCCAGGTGTTCC gggagctgccagagcccaCGGTGACCTGCGAGGCCCAGAACTGCTCGCacgggagctgcagctcctccctgcgCTGCTCCGCGCCCGGCGCCGACCTCGGGAACGTCTCCTACACCTGGAGCAGACAGGATCGGACGTGGGACGGGAGCTccgtggtgctgctggtgaACGAATCGGCCGGGGACGAGCCGGAGCCGCTGACGTGCACGGCACGGAACCCCGTCAGCAGCAGGAGCGTCACCGTCCCCAGCCCCGGGGTGCTCTGCGCGG GCgccctctccagcagccagctcGGGGTCACGGGCGGGATCTTTCTCACAGCCGCGATTCTAGTCGCGCTGCTTTCATTGCTTTTCCTCGGGATCTTATGGAAATCCAAAG GCTGGAGGAAATTCCACCTCTCCCAGTCCAAGCCTGCGGACacag ctgcagaggccACAAGCGACTACGCCACCGTGTACGCCGAGGTGGGCCCTTCCCAGCAG CGCGTCCCCGACGGAGCTAAAGCCAAACCAGCGGACGGGGCACCCGCCACAACCATTTATTCCCTGGTCAAACACCCGGACCAG GCGGGTGACGGGAAGGTGGAAGATGCCGCCGCAACTGGCCTGGAGCTGGTCTAG
- the LOC119711657 gene encoding signaling lymphocytic activation molecule-like produces MGSGTWLRLLLTLGALWGVGARETVLGILGEATLLRIPHQLRERTVEFGEASWKKIMEEPLKKKFLLKISGGNPVEYEPERMRFHEQDFSLEILNTSRDDQRLYEYSVNKGSEEEVWQVQLEVFEPVAEPSIRILRRDSSNGSCSLALRCSSQRGDAVSYSWDSRDGGSGGICSGNGSDLALSFPLRSAAFGCVCTARNPVSSRRAAFDAAQCGSQHRGDPGVGTRLLVPLVVLGVILILILIVIVVIVTFRDTCGQICSVKCDQDPSRVTPDPSQVTPASATIYAQVQRVQKPQGTVPNATPLSCTTIYAAATGPPLAPDGAPRSPAGSPTPRGRPALSQEPTTVYASVTLPVA; encoded by the exons GGGTCGGGGCCAGGGAAACCGtgctgggaattctgggagaGGCGACACTCCTGCGGATCCCCCACCAGCTGCGGGAGCGCACCGTGGAATTCGGGGAAGcctcctggaaaaaaatcatggagGAGCCGCTGaagaagaaattcctgctgaagaTTTCCGGCGGGAATCCCGTGGAGTACGAGCCGGAGCGGATGCGCTTCCACGAGCAGGACTTTTCCCTGGAAATCCTCAACACCAGCCGGGATGACCAGCGGCTCTACGAGTACAGCGTCAACAAGGGGTCGGAGGAGGAGGTCTGGCAGGTCCAGCTGGAAGTGTTCg AGCCGGTGGCCGAGCCCAGCATCCGGATCCTCCGTCGGGACTCCTCCAacgggagctgctccctggcgCTGCGCTGCTCCTCGCAGCGGGGGGACGCGGTTTCCTACAGCTGGGACAGCCGGGACGGCGGATCCGGGGGGATCTGCTCCGGCAACGGCAGCGACCTGGCGCTCTCGTTCCCCCTGCGGAGCGCGGCCTTCGGCTGCGTCTGCACCGCCCGCAACCCCGTCAGCAGCCGCCGCGCCGCCTTCGACGCGGCCCAGTGcggctcccagcacaggg gtGACCCCGGGGTGGGGACACGGCTCCTGGTGCCGCTGGTGGTGCTCGGCgtcatcctcatcctcatcctcatcgTCATCGTGGTCATTGTCACCTTCAGGGACACCTGTGGCCAAATTTGCTCGGTCAAAT GTGACCAGGACCCCTCCCGGGTCACCCCGGACCCCTCCCAGGTCACCCCGGCCAGCGCCACCATCTACGCCCAGGTGCAGCGGGTGCAG AAGCCCCAAGGGACCGTCCCCAACGCCACACCCCTGTCCTGCACCACCATCTACGCCGCGGCCACCGGGCCACCCCTGGCCCCCGACGGAGCCCCCCGGTCCCCGGCCGGGTCCCCAACCCCGCGGGGACGCCCCGCGCTGTCCCAG GAGCCCACGACGGTTTACGCCAGCGTGACCCTGCCCGTGGCCTGA